The window CCCGGACTCCGGCCGGAGCACGGTGGCGAGCGCCCGGATCAGTGTCGTCTTACCGGCTCCGTTGGGGCCGAGCAGCCCGTGTACGCCGGTGCCCAGCGCGAGATCGAGCCCGTCGATGGCGATGTGCCGCCCGGCCCGCAGCCGCAGCCCCTGCGCCCGCACCGGCCAGGCGTACGTCGTCGGCGCCGTCTCGTCGGCGGTCACCACGCGTACCATCTGATCTCCTTGTCGCGTTCTCTCACACCGGGCTAGACGACACGGGTCCCACTCCCGGTTCTCGTCCGGATGTGACGTGCGTCTCAATGGTCGGAAGGCTCGTCGCGCGCCGGACCAACGGCGGGAGAGCGTGACCGGGCAGGTGCCCATCGCGTAACGTCTCCTGAATGCTGGGAACCCGGACGCCGCCGGGGGCCGGGTCGATTCAGGAGCAGACCCGTCGCCGCAACCTCGGCATCCTGCTCCGGCACGTACACCTGGGCGGCTCGGTTTCCCGTACGGGGCTGGCCGAGCGGATGGGCGTGAACCGCAGCACGATCATGGCGTTGACGGCGGAGCTCACCGCGGCGGGGCTGGTCCGTGAGGAGCCGTCCGTGGACACCGGTCGGGCGGGTCGACCGTCGCTGGTGGTCCGTCCCGAGTCCGACCGGGTGTACGTACTCGCCTTCGACGTCGCCGTGGACCGGCTGGTCGCCGCGCGGGTCGGGTTGGGCGGCACCATGCCGGAGCGCCGGCAGACGGTCCGCCCCCGGGCCGGAGCCGACCTCGACCGGGTGGTCGACGCACTCGTCCGGATGGGGCGCCAACTGCACCGGGCGGCCCCGCCGGACTCGGTCTGCGTCGGCGTGAGCGCGTCGTACTGCGGGATGATCCGCCCCGGCGACGGGATGGTCCGCTTCGGACCGGACATGGGCTGGGTCGACCAGGCGTTCGGCACCGAACTCGGTCGACGGCTGGGGCTCGGGCTGCCGGTGGCGGTCGGCAACGAGGCCCATCTCGGTGCGCTGGCCGAGCAGCAACGCGGGGCGGGGCTCGGCTTCCGGAACGTGATCTACCTGCACGGGGACGTCGGGGTGGGCGGCGGGATCATCGTCGGCAGCAAGCTGTTGGACGGCGACGGCGGGTACGGCTGCGAACTGGGCCACATGGTGGTGAACCCGTACGACGGCCGGCCCTGCGGGTGCGGCTCGCGTGGCTGCCTGGAGGCGGAGGTCGGGGAGCGGGCACTGCTCGATGCCGCGCGCCGACCCGCCGCCCTGTTCGGCCGGGAGGCGGTACGGGCGGTCGTGGACGACGCCGACCGCGGTGACCCGGTGGCCCGGGACGCGGTGCACCGGATCGCCGACTGGCTCGGCATCGGGGTGGCGAATCTGATCAACCTGTTCAATCCCGGCGTGGTGATCTTCGGCGGGATGCTGCGCGACCTGTATCCCGGTGCGGCGGCCCAGGTACGCACCCGCATCGCGACCAACGTCCTGCCGGTCGCCCGCGAACGGGTACGGCTGCGCATCTCGGCCCTCGGCGACGATGCCACCCTGGTCGGCGCCGCCGAACTCGGCTTCTCCGCACTGCTGGCCGACCCGCTGAGCGTGGTCGCCCGCGCGCTGCCCCGGCCCCCGACGGACAATCCCCACCCATAGCCGCGTCGCCCACGCGTACGGCCGTGCCGTACCGGTGCGAGAAGCGGCGTCGCGAACCATCCACCCTGGACGATCACTGCCGTATGCTGTGCCGGTGCGAGGTGCCGTGCCGAGCACATGCCACCGAGGTGGGTGACCGATTGACCACGGACGACACGCTGCGGCCGTACCCCTTCGAGGTTTTTCGCGGTGAGCTGCCCCCCGAGCTGTTGCGGATGGTGACGGACCGACCGGTGAGCCGGGTCCGGCTGCCCGACGGTCGGGCCACCTGGCTGGTCCTCGGTTACGACGAGGTCTGCACGGTGCTGTCGGACGCCGACTTCACCCGGCACGCGGGGCAGGCCGAGGAACCGGTCGCGCCCGCCGCCGGTGGCTGTCCGGTCCCGCCGAAGGTGCGCGAGCTGGGGATGAACGGGCAGGCGCACACCTCGCTGCGCCGCCTCGCCGCCCGCGCGTTCACCGCCCGGCGGATCGAGTCCTACCGGCCACGGGTGCAGCAGATCGCCGACGACCTCCTCGACGCCATGGAGGCCGCCGGCCGACCGGGCGACCTGATCAGCGGGCTGGTGGCACCGCTGCCGGCGCTGGTCGTCTACGAGGTCCTCGGTGTGCCGAGCACCGACGTGGACCGCTTCAACGCCTGGGTCGCCGACATCAACTCGATCACCGCCTACGGCTCACCCGACGCGGCGCGATCGGTGGCGGATCTGCGCGCGTACCTGGCCGAGCAGTTGGAGCGGAAGCGGACCGAGCCCGGCGACGACCTGCTCTCGGCCTGGCTGGCCGCGCAGGACGGCGACGAACTCAGCGACGAGGAGATCATCGGCCTGGCCGTGGCGGT of the Micromonospora sp. NBC_01796 genome contains:
- a CDS encoding ROK family transcriptional regulator produces the protein MLGTRTPPGAGSIQEQTRRRNLGILLRHVHLGGSVSRTGLAERMGVNRSTIMALTAELTAAGLVREEPSVDTGRAGRPSLVVRPESDRVYVLAFDVAVDRLVAARVGLGGTMPERRQTVRPRAGADLDRVVDALVRMGRQLHRAAPPDSVCVGVSASYCGMIRPGDGMVRFGPDMGWVDQAFGTELGRRLGLGLPVAVGNEAHLGALAEQQRGAGLGFRNVIYLHGDVGVGGGIIVGSKLLDGDGGYGCELGHMVVNPYDGRPCGCGSRGCLEAEVGERALLDAARRPAALFGREAVRAVVDDADRGDPVARDAVHRIADWLGIGVANLINLFNPGVVIFGGMLRDLYPGAAAQVRTRIATNVLPVARERVRLRISALGDDATLVGAAELGFSALLADPLSVVARALPRPPTDNPHP
- a CDS encoding cytochrome P450 produces the protein MTTDDTLRPYPFEVFRGELPPELLRMVTDRPVSRVRLPDGRATWLVLGYDEVCTVLSDADFTRHAGQAEEPVAPAAGGCPVPPKVRELGMNGQAHTSLRRLAARAFTARRIESYRPRVQQIADDLLDAMEAAGRPGDLISGLVAPLPALVVYEVLGVPSTDVDRFNAWVADINSITAYGSPDAARSVADLRAYLAEQLERKRTEPGDDLLSAWLAAQDGDELSDEEIIGLAVAVLIGGREINSISAGVRALFQHPEQLERLRADPALIGPAVEEILRYTSVSPMFLVQTAVQDVSLAGVDICARDAVMAVPWAANRDTAAFERADEFDITRPVNPHLTFGHGPHFCLGAALGRLEVEIAIGSLLRRFPNLAPAVPIDEIPWRPERINCGIAEFPVTW